In one Nocardioides sp. NBC_00368 genomic region, the following are encoded:
- a CDS encoding DUF1772 domain-containing protein, with amino-acid sequence MFSTLEVVTTVVVGVMVGVEFSVAFVMNRILNALPEDSSQLGHAHGGRMLGAVMPVWYIGSLVLVIIWAIAGWQHDDTALVITAGALLILSVVMSVLLLVPINNRNKSWTPENRPEDWRTQLSRWERWHYLRVAVIIAAFTLLAAALV; translated from the coding sequence ATGTTCAGCACACTCGAGGTCGTCACCACCGTGGTCGTCGGCGTCATGGTGGGGGTCGAGTTCTCGGTCGCCTTCGTCATGAACCGGATCCTCAACGCACTTCCCGAGGACAGCAGCCAGCTCGGTCACGCTCACGGCGGCCGGATGCTCGGCGCCGTCATGCCGGTCTGGTACATCGGCTCGCTCGTGCTGGTGATCATCTGGGCCATCGCCGGGTGGCAGCACGACGACACTGCCCTCGTCATCACTGCTGGCGCGCTTCTGATCCTCAGCGTCGTCATGTCGGTCCTGCTGCTCGTTCCGATCAACAACCGGAACAAGTCCTGGACCCCCGAGAACCGGCCCGAGGACTGGAGGACGCAGCTGAGCCGCTGGGAGCGCTGGCACTACCTCCGCGTCGCCGTCA